A genomic region of Mesorhizobium sp. NZP2077 contains the following coding sequences:
- a CDS encoding FAD:protein FMN transferase: MAAVNRGDVPVADWSGEMMEVQALARQTKDETDGYFDIRKPDGSLDPSGIVKGWAIRNAAGIVQRAGISDFFIEAGGDPKHSWRGGILFIEQTPGLEGYLVDANGRATPTTGFGALCLP, translated from the coding sequence ATCGCAGCCGTCAACCGCGGCGACGTACCGGTCGCCGACTGGAGTGGTGAGATGATGGAAGTGCAAGCTCTCGCCAGACAGACGAAAGACGAGACGGATGGATACTTCGACATTCGCAAGCCCGACGGGTCGCTAGATCCTTCCGGCATCGTCAAGGGCTGGGCCATTCGCAATGCGGCCGGGATCGTGCAACGGGCCGGCATCAGCGATTTCTTCATCGAGGCGGGCGGGGACCCGAAGCATTCTTGGCGCGGCGGCATTCTCTTCATCGAGCAGACGCCTGGCCTGGAGGGGTATCTCGTCGACGCCAATGGCCGCGCCACGCCGACAACCGGGTTCGGAGCCCTTTGCCTGCCATGA
- a CDS encoding FMN-binding protein, whose protein sequence is MKQIALSLFVIAASGAYVWDQAGKDPANDMLGEALPADTADAPSVQPKEPAAAPSSPVLRTSPALLYPRLRTRFQIDRETTAGIAVPAERPKDPVKQTVVPVAPQPSPTPSAQPVASAAADPTPTAPSFAITPAAYIPVPQPRPAYPETPARVFQVGMKLAAHGYADGVYTGPTADAYYGIIQIQALVQGGQLTALKVLKYPSDRRTSVNINRQALPMLRDEAISAQSANVDIISGATLTSRAFIQSLRGALKKASS, encoded by the coding sequence ATGAAACAGATTGCACTGTCGCTTTTCGTGATCGCCGCCTCCGGCGCCTATGTCTGGGATCAGGCCGGCAAGGATCCGGCAAACGATATGCTCGGCGAAGCGCTGCCGGCCGACACAGCGGATGCGCCTTCCGTGCAGCCAAAAGAGCCCGCAGCCGCTCCGAGTTCGCCGGTGCTTCGCACCTCCCCGGCGCTCCTCTATCCTCGGTTGAGAACAAGGTTCCAGATTGACCGGGAAACGACGGCTGGCATAGCAGTGCCCGCCGAACGGCCAAAGGATCCAGTCAAGCAGACAGTGGTTCCGGTGGCACCACAACCGTCGCCAACGCCGTCGGCTCAGCCAGTGGCTTCGGCTGCCGCCGATCCTACGCCAACAGCACCTTCCTTCGCCATAACTCCCGCCGCCTACATACCAGTCCCCCAGCCGAGGCCGGCATACCCAGAGACGCCAGCGCGTGTCTTCCAGGTGGGCATGAAGCTCGCGGCACATGGCTATGCCGATGGTGTCTACACCGGCCCCACGGCCGATGCCTACTACGGCATCATCCAGATTCAGGCCCTCGTACAGGGCGGGCAGCTGACGGCGCTGAAGGTGCTCAAATACCCATCCGACCGCCGCACCTCCGTCAACATCAACAGGCAGGCGCTGCCCATGCTGCGTGACGAAGCGATCAGCGCCCAAAGCGCCAATGTCGACATTATTTCGGGCGCGACGCTGACCAGCAGGGCTTTCATCCAGTCGCTGCGCGGCGCGCTGAAGAAGGCATCGTCGTAG
- a CDS encoding CBS domain-containing protein, which translates to MQAEAIMTKPVITTHANATIAEAVELMLSNKVSCLPVTDSDGALVGIVSKSDFLRREELGTRRVRPRWLEFDLGPGTTANDYVRSNGRIIHEVMTAHVISAPPGASVAHIVNLMMQHRINNVPIVDRERVVGIITRTDLLPVLIRAMPKAGTTPPDDDLIRRAILAELQGQSWSGGDVIDVRVSDGVVELTGEIVDERQRKAAIVAAENIAGFGQVKDGLFFRIDPFSVMKVS; encoded by the coding sequence ATGCAAGCTGAAGCCATCATGACGAAGCCCGTCATCACGACGCATGCGAACGCGACGATCGCCGAAGCGGTCGAACTCATGCTTTCAAACAAAGTCAGCTGCCTTCCGGTAACGGACAGCGACGGTGCCCTGGTTGGCATTGTAAGCAAAAGCGACTTCTTGCGCCGGGAGGAACTTGGGACTCGGCGTGTGCGTCCGCGCTGGCTGGAGTTCGATCTTGGCCCGGGCACAACCGCCAACGACTATGTGCGTTCAAACGGACGGATCATCCATGAGGTGATGACCGCACACGTCATTTCGGCGCCCCCAGGCGCCTCTGTTGCACACATTGTCAACTTGATGATGCAACACCGCATCAACAATGTGCCTATTGTCGATCGGGAGAGGGTCGTCGGCATCATCACGCGAACTGATTTGCTGCCTGTCCTGATCCGCGCAATGCCGAAAGCGGGCACAACGCCGCCCGATGACGACCTGATCCGCAGGGCCATACTTGCCGAACTGCAGGGGCAATCGTGGAGCGGAGGTGACGTGATTGATGTGAGGGTCAGCGACGGCGTCGTCGAACTGACGGGGGAGATTGTCGACGAGCGTCAACGGAAAGCTGCGATCGTTGCGGCGGAGAACATTGCCGGCTTCGGACAAGTCAAGGACGGCCTCTTCTTCCGCATAGATCCGTTCTCGGTGATGAAGGTTTCGTAG
- the ccoS gene encoding cbb3-type cytochrome oxidase assembly protein CcoS, with the protein MTTLIYLIPVALFLGALGLGGFLWALRSGQYEDLDGAAERILIDRDDGAENATRSK; encoded by the coding sequence ATGACGACCCTCATCTACCTTATCCCTGTCGCCCTCTTCCTTGGCGCCCTAGGCCTGGGCGGGTTCCTATGGGCTTTGAGAAGCGGCCAGTACGAGGATCTCGATGGCGCGGCGGAGCGCATTCTCATCGACCGCGACGACGGCGCGGAGAATGCCACTCGTTCCAAGTGA
- a CDS encoding HAMP domain-containing sensor histidine kinase yields the protein MGNSIRFRLWLAATISILVALAIAGVGLRYLFELNVERRVVSELTVDLNDLIGATSFSVDGRLSVQAGLADPRFAIPFSGHYWQVLDTGSGSLVRSRSLWDATLVLPERATAGVLREIKEFKGPQGELTIAVERTIIDASGRSFRAVVAEDHQTVKESVDGYVRDLAPALILLAIALMAAFFIQITVGLAPLETLRVSVRNVIAQRTARLDVTAPSEVQPLADEINRLLEAQEKALGRARSRATDLAHGLKTPLQVLSADIRALRKKGETDLADEIEKSAGAIRRHVERELARARLAPGVSGKASCRVSDVAAGIIAVVKRTPSGKQLSFKMDVAAELAAPIDEGDLSEILGNLIENAARYAKSSVRVDASATTAEVIVTVADDGPGIPDADRESALSRGVQLDSKGGSSGLGLAIVSDIVEAYGGRLAMANADPGLVVTISLPRHG from the coding sequence ATGGGCAACTCGATCCGCTTCAGGCTCTGGTTGGCGGCAACGATCTCGATCCTGGTCGCTCTCGCCATTGCCGGTGTCGGACTGCGCTATCTGTTTGAGTTGAACGTCGAGCGGCGCGTTGTCAGTGAGTTGACCGTCGATCTGAACGACCTTATCGGCGCGACCAGTTTCTCCGTCGATGGCCGTCTTTCGGTCCAGGCGGGCTTGGCTGACCCGCGTTTCGCCATCCCCTTTTCCGGTCACTACTGGCAGGTTCTGGATACCGGCTCGGGCAGCCTAGTCCGGTCGCGTTCATTGTGGGATGCGACGCTTGTCCTGCCTGAGCGCGCAACTGCTGGCGTGCTCAGGGAGATCAAGGAATTCAAGGGGCCGCAAGGGGAACTCACCATCGCTGTCGAACGCACCATCATCGACGCCAGTGGCCGATCGTTTCGCGCGGTCGTGGCGGAAGACCATCAAACGGTGAAGGAATCTGTCGATGGGTATGTTCGCGACCTGGCGCCAGCCCTTATTTTGCTCGCCATTGCCCTGATGGCGGCCTTCTTCATCCAGATCACCGTCGGCCTTGCGCCGCTGGAGACCTTGCGGGTTTCGGTCAGAAACGTGATTGCGCAACGAACAGCGCGGCTCGACGTTACGGCACCCAGTGAGGTGCAGCCACTTGCGGACGAAATCAATCGCCTTCTCGAAGCCCAGGAGAAGGCACTTGGGCGAGCCCGATCCCGCGCCACCGATCTGGCGCATGGTCTGAAGACACCGCTGCAGGTGCTGTCGGCCGACATCCGTGCCTTGCGCAAGAAAGGCGAGACGGATCTGGCCGACGAGATCGAGAAGAGCGCCGGAGCGATCCGGCGCCATGTCGAGCGAGAACTCGCGCGCGCCCGCCTAGCGCCGGGCGTCTCCGGCAAGGCGTCCTGCCGGGTCTCGGACGTTGCCGCAGGTATCATTGCCGTCGTCAAACGGACGCCAAGTGGCAAGCAGCTTTCGTTCAAGATGGACGTCGCGGCAGAACTGGCGGCGCCAATTGACGAAGGTGACTTGTCAGAAATCCTCGGCAATCTCATCGAAAACGCTGCGCGCTACGCAAAGTCGTCAGTCCGTGTCGACGCATCCGCCACGACTGCCGAGGTGATCGTTACCGTCGCCGACGATGGCCCAGGTATACCAGATGCCGATCGCGAATCCGCCTTGTCGCGCGGCGTCCAACTCGACAGCAAGGGCGGCAGCAGCGGCCTTGGATTGGCCATCGTTTCCGACATCGTCGAAGCTTACGGCGGACGCCTTGCCATGGCCAACGCCGATCCGGGCCTGGTCGTGACCATTTCCTTGCCGCGACACGGTTGA
- the ccoG gene encoding cytochrome c oxidase accessory protein CcoG, whose translation MLDHTQVERLEAEAVNSARVRQPMYAARKKIFPKRASGNFRQFKWIVMAITLGIYYLTPWLRWDRGPFAPDQAVLLDLANRRFYFFFIEIWPQEFYYVAGLLVMAGVGLFLITSTVGRAWCGYTCPQTVWVDLFLVVERAIEGDRNARMKLDAGPWTARKLVLRVSKHTIWLVIGAATGGAWIFYFADAPTLAGELFTGTAAPVAYITVAVLTATTYTFGGLMREQVCTYMCPWPRIQAAMLDENSLTVTYNDWRGEPRSRHAKKVVAAGQSVGDCVDCNACVAVCPMGIDIRDGQQLECITCALCIDACDGVMNKLGREHGLISYATLSDYNANMMLATAGGASSVNPSLVRTADGPFSDKVAHFHIRKIFRPRTYLYMAMWSLIGLGLLFSLLTRDRLEVNVLHDRNPQFVKLSDGSIRNGYTVKLLNMIPEPRTIVVTMQGLQGGEMSVVGEDIKAGRSFAIPVEPDRLKMLKVFVRQPADQIQGAARTFKFRVEDRASFESDEYTATFNAPETTR comes from the coding sequence GTGCTGGACCATACACAAGTAGAGCGGCTTGAAGCCGAGGCCGTCAACTCCGCCAGAGTGCGCCAGCCAATGTATGCCGCGCGCAAGAAGATCTTTCCAAAGCGCGCCTCGGGCAATTTTCGCCAGTTCAAATGGATCGTGATGGCGATCACGCTCGGCATTTACTATCTGACGCCATGGTTGAGGTGGGATCGAGGCCCATTTGCCCCCGATCAGGCGGTACTTCTCGATCTCGCCAACCGACGCTTCTATTTCTTCTTCATCGAGATCTGGCCGCAGGAATTCTACTATGTGGCTGGTCTTCTGGTCATGGCCGGCGTTGGACTCTTTCTGATTACGTCGACCGTCGGCCGCGCCTGGTGCGGGTATACCTGCCCGCAGACCGTATGGGTCGATCTGTTCCTGGTCGTCGAGCGCGCGATCGAGGGCGACCGCAACGCCCGTATGAAGCTCGATGCGGGTCCCTGGACCGCCCGCAAGCTCGTGCTGCGTGTATCAAAGCACACGATCTGGCTTGTCATAGGCGCGGCGACCGGTGGCGCCTGGATCTTCTATTTCGCCGATGCGCCGACGCTCGCCGGCGAACTGTTCACTGGCACCGCCGCGCCCGTCGCCTACATCACCGTCGCCGTGTTGACGGCGACGACCTATACGTTCGGCGGGCTGATGCGCGAGCAAGTCTGCACCTACATGTGCCCATGGCCGCGTATTCAGGCAGCCATGCTCGACGAGAACTCGCTCACCGTCACCTACAACGACTGGCGCGGCGAACCACGTTCGCGTCACGCCAAGAAGGTCGTGGCAGCAGGTCAGTCCGTCGGCGACTGCGTCGACTGCAATGCCTGCGTCGCTGTCTGTCCGATGGGGATCGACATTCGCGACGGCCAACAGCTCGAATGCATCACCTGCGCGCTTTGCATCGACGCCTGCGACGGCGTCATGAACAAACTCGGCCGGGAGCACGGGCTGATCTCCTACGCGACGCTCTCCGACTACAACGCCAACATGATGCTGGCGACCGCGGGTGGCGCCAGTTCGGTCAATCCGTCGCTGGTCAGGACGGCTGATGGCCCTTTCTCCGACAAGGTGGCCCATTTCCATATCCGCAAGATCTTTCGGCCCCGCACCTACCTCTACATGGCAATGTGGTCGCTGATCGGGCTGGGCTTGCTCTTTTCGCTGCTGACGCGCGACCGGCTCGAGGTCAACGTTCTGCATGACCGCAATCCCCAGTTCGTCAAATTGTCCGACGGTTCGATCCGCAATGGCTACACCGTCAAGCTGCTCAACATGATCCCCGAGCCGCGGACCATTGTTGTCACCATGCAAGGCTTGCAAGGGGGCGAAATGAGCGTGGTCGGCGAAGACATAAAGGCAGGCCGCTCCTTCGCCATCCCGGTCGAGCCCGATCGCCTGAAAATGCTCAAGGTCTTCGTACGGCAGCCGGCGGATCAGATCCAGGGCGCGGCGCGGACATTCAAGTTCCGGGTCGAGGACAGGGCGAGCTTCGAGTCGGACGAATACACCGCCACCTTCAACGCACCGGAGACTACCAGATGA
- a CDS encoding FixH family protein has product MTAKAQKPREFTGKHMLAVILAFFGVVIAVNLTMATLANTSWTGLVVENTYVASQQFNKKAEEGRAQAALGWTGKLTIAWGEVRYSLTDAAGKPVPLHGVKVLFRHPAYDKEDKAVTLALATGQEFAAQHMPKDGVWIVEVDADAGLAKPYREVRRIMISHGALK; this is encoded by the coding sequence ATGACCGCCAAGGCACAAAAGCCCCGCGAGTTTACCGGCAAGCACATGCTGGCGGTCATCCTTGCCTTTTTCGGTGTGGTCATCGCGGTCAATCTGACCATGGCGACACTCGCCAACACAAGCTGGACCGGCCTTGTCGTCGAGAACACCTACGTCGCGAGCCAGCAATTCAACAAAAAGGCCGAGGAAGGGCGCGCGCAGGCTGCCCTTGGCTGGACCGGGAAACTGACCATCGCATGGGGTGAGGTTCGCTATAGCCTCACCGATGCCGCAGGCAAGCCGGTTCCCCTGCATGGCGTCAAGGTGCTGTTTCGTCATCCGGCCTACGATAAAGAGGACAAGGCCGTCACGCTCGCCCTCGCTACAGGCCAGGAATTCGCCGCCCAGCACATGCCGAAGGACGGCGTCTGGATCGTCGAGGTGGACGCCGATGCCGGCCTCGCGAAGCCTTATCGCGAGGTCCGCAGGATCATGATTTCCCACGGAGCGCTGAAATGA
- a CDS encoding RnfABCDGE type electron transport complex subunit D, producing MIKTIDRFLDHLTMYRLVLYYLMALVGAAFVLGFVKLVPHDPIALAFTTALALAACWITNKVFAHVFAVPANNESVYITALILALILDPVAVTDIKGIAAVAFASVWAISSKFILAIGRKHLFNPAALGVALSALLLDQPATWWVGGNLPLLPLVLVGGMLIVRKLRRLDLVSTFAVVALATILATTDPLQYWTALAETLSSSPLLFFAFVMLTEPLTAPTMRWPRIAFAAIVGFLFAPNIHIGSFYFTPELALLAGNLFAYAAGPKGRFVLTLERIERSAVDSFDFVFRSPRKLAFEAGQYLEWTLGLDRADNRGNRRYFTVASAPTEETVRLGVKFYPQSSAFKRELMTMKPGSTIHAAQLAGNFTLPARRETKIAFLAGGIGITPFRSMLQYLLDRKERRPIVILYGTEGQQDIAYREVLGAARQELGIKTIHAVARGSERGQYPGYIDERLIRLAIPDYLERTFYISGPQAMVKALRQKLLAMGVRRSKIKVDYFPGFA from the coding sequence ATGATCAAGACAATCGACCGATTTCTCGATCACCTGACCATGTACAGGCTGGTCCTCTACTATCTGATGGCGCTGGTCGGCGCGGCGTTCGTGCTCGGCTTCGTCAAGCTGGTGCCACATGATCCGATTGCGCTTGCCTTCACAACGGCGCTTGCGCTGGCCGCCTGCTGGATCACCAACAAGGTCTTTGCGCATGTCTTCGCAGTCCCGGCCAACAACGAGTCCGTCTACATCACCGCACTCATCCTGGCGCTTATCCTCGATCCGGTTGCGGTCACGGACATCAAGGGGATCGCGGCGGTGGCATTCGCGTCTGTCTGGGCGATTTCATCCAAATTCATTCTCGCCATCGGCCGGAAGCACCTTTTCAATCCGGCTGCGCTGGGCGTGGCGCTATCCGCGCTGCTGCTCGACCAACCAGCCACCTGGTGGGTTGGTGGCAATCTGCCGTTGCTTCCGCTCGTGCTCGTCGGCGGTATGCTTATCGTCCGGAAACTGCGCCGGCTTGACCTTGTCTCGACCTTCGCTGTCGTGGCGCTGGCGACCATTCTGGCAACCACGGACCCATTGCAATACTGGACCGCGCTCGCAGAGACGCTGAGTTCATCGCCGCTGCTGTTCTTTGCCTTCGTGATGCTGACCGAGCCGCTGACCGCTCCGACGATGCGTTGGCCGCGTATCGCCTTTGCCGCCATTGTCGGCTTTCTGTTTGCTCCCAACATCCATATCGGCTCGTTCTATTTCACGCCGGAACTGGCGCTGCTTGCCGGCAACCTGTTTGCCTATGCGGCAGGCCCCAAGGGACGCTTCGTGCTGACTCTTGAACGCATTGAGCGATCGGCTGTTGACAGCTTTGACTTCGTCTTCCGGTCGCCGCGCAAGCTCGCCTTTGAGGCCGGCCAGTATCTCGAATGGACGCTTGGCCTCGATCGTGCCGACAACCGCGGCAACCGCCGCTATTTCACGGTTGCATCGGCGCCGACCGAGGAAACAGTCCGCCTCGGCGTCAAGTTCTATCCGCAATCAAGTGCCTTCAAGCGCGAGTTGATGACCATGAAGCCGGGTAGCACGATCCATGCCGCGCAACTGGCCGGCAACTTCACGCTGCCCGCCCGGCGTGAAACCAAGATCGCGTTCCTCGCCGGCGGCATCGGCATCACGCCGTTCCGCTCGATGCTGCAATATCTCCTCGACCGCAAGGAGCGGCGACCGATCGTCATCCTCTACGGAACCGAAGGCCAGCAGGACATCGCTTATCGCGAGGTGCTTGGCGCGGCCAGGCAGGAACTTGGCATCAAGACGATCCACGCTGTGGCGCGCGGTAGCGAGCGCGGGCAATATCCCGGATACATAGACGAGCGCCTGATACGTCTGGCGATACCCGACTACCTCGAGCGCACCTTCTACATTTCCGGCCCGCAGGCGATGGTCAAGGCGCTGCGCCAGAAGCTGCTGGCCATGGGCGTTCGCCGCTCGAAGATAAAGGTCGACTATTTCCCGGGTTTTGCCTGA
- a CDS encoding cation-translocating P-type ATPase, producing MSCCAPGAEMALDLESSMLILPSSQEIRLASRSLGADLRQTDLSVPTVHCAACIQTIETAMGKLDNVEGARVNLSTKRVAIRWRGAQVPPFVAALGRLGYEAHLFAPEVDEKDKTLAELIRAVAVAGFAAANIMLLSVSVWSGAEGATRDLFHWVSALIAIPALAFAGGIFFRSAWNALRHGRMNMDVPIAVGVSLAYAMSLYETINHGEHAYFDASVSLLFFLLIGRTLDHVMRERARTAVKGLSQLAARGAMVLRADGARDYLPVGEIEPGMQLLIAAGERIPVDGKIIQGASDLDCSLVSGESTPKNVASGEAVQAGVLNLTGPLTIEATAAAKDSFLAEMVRLMEAAEGGRAHYRRVADRVSTLYAPVVHLTAFVTFLGWMAATGDWHRAMTIAIAVLIITCPCALGLAVPIVQVVAARRLFESGIMVKDGSAMERLATIDTAVFDKTGTLTLGQPRLVNSGSIDPVMLAIAADLAAHSRHPFSKAIAGFAIPGWQHKFDAVTEHPGFGIEATDAGSTWRLGRRGWAGWKARTGGEGKHGYGGTVLTKNGMIVASFVFQDALRADACATIDRLKHAGMSVEMLSGDTAAACAEVAQGLGVDDFVPCLLPSGKVERIETLAKNGHKVLMVGDGLNDTPALRAAHVSIAPATAADIGRNAADFVFLRESLLAVPLALDVSRKAGSLIRQNIAIAIVYNAVAVPIAILGHVTPLIAAIAMSASSLLVIGNAMRLRSSVPGSQVKEVRPSRRSDTNELARS from the coding sequence ATGAGCTGTTGTGCACCGGGCGCCGAAATGGCGCTGGATCTGGAAAGCAGCATGTTGATCCTGCCATCAAGCCAGGAGATCAGATTGGCGAGCCGCTCGCTTGGAGCTGATCTGCGCCAAACCGATCTCTCGGTGCCTACGGTTCACTGCGCCGCCTGCATCCAGACGATCGAGACGGCGATGGGAAAACTCGACAATGTCGAAGGCGCGCGTGTCAACCTGTCGACGAAGCGGGTCGCGATCCGGTGGCGTGGGGCTCAGGTGCCACCCTTCGTCGCCGCGCTTGGCAGGCTGGGCTACGAGGCGCATTTGTTCGCCCCTGAGGTCGATGAGAAGGACAAGACACTTGCGGAACTGATCCGCGCCGTCGCTGTTGCCGGCTTCGCGGCCGCCAACATCATGTTGCTGTCGGTCTCGGTCTGGTCCGGAGCCGAAGGTGCGACCCGCGACCTGTTCCACTGGGTCTCGGCGCTGATCGCCATCCCAGCGCTGGCCTTCGCCGGCGGCATCTTCTTCCGCTCGGCCTGGAATGCATTGCGCCACGGTCGCATGAACATGGACGTGCCGATCGCGGTCGGGGTGTCGCTGGCCTACGCCATGAGCCTCTATGAAACGATCAATCATGGCGAACACGCCTATTTCGACGCGTCGGTGTCGCTGCTGTTTTTCCTGCTGATCGGCCGCACGCTGGACCACGTGATGCGCGAACGTGCCCGCACCGCCGTGAAAGGCCTGTCGCAGCTGGCCGCGCGTGGCGCCATGGTGCTGCGCGCAGACGGCGCACGGGACTATTTGCCGGTTGGCGAGATCGAGCCAGGGATGCAGTTGCTGATAGCAGCCGGTGAAAGAATCCCGGTTGACGGCAAGATCATTCAGGGAGCGTCGGACCTCGACTGTTCGCTGGTCTCTGGCGAGAGCACGCCGAAAAACGTGGCGTCAGGCGAAGCCGTGCAGGCTGGCGTGCTCAACCTTACCGGCCCGCTGACAATCGAGGCGACAGCCGCCGCAAAGGATTCGTTCCTGGCGGAAATGGTTCGGCTGATGGAAGCCGCCGAAGGCGGTCGTGCGCATTATCGCCGCGTAGCCGACCGCGTTTCGACACTCTACGCGCCCGTGGTTCATCTCACCGCCTTCGTGACGTTCCTCGGCTGGATGGCGGCGACCGGCGACTGGCACCGGGCGATGACGATCGCCATCGCCGTTCTCATCATCACGTGCCCGTGCGCGCTCGGTCTCGCCGTGCCGATCGTCCAGGTGGTCGCCGCGCGGCGCCTGTTCGAGAGCGGCATCATGGTCAAGGATGGTTCGGCAATGGAGCGCCTGGCGACGATCGATACAGCTGTGTTCGACAAGACCGGAACGCTCACGCTCGGCCAGCCCCGGCTGGTCAATTCGGGCTCAATCGATCCCGTCATGCTGGCAATCGCCGCAGACCTGGCCGCGCATTCGCGTCATCCATTTTCAAAGGCCATAGCCGGCTTCGCCATTCCTGGTTGGCAACACAAATTCGATGCCGTCACCGAGCACCCGGGATTTGGTATCGAAGCCACCGACGCCGGAAGCACATGGCGGCTGGGTCGACGTGGATGGGCTGGGTGGAAGGCTCGAACCGGTGGTGAAGGCAAACATGGCTACGGCGGAACGGTCCTGACGAAAAATGGGATGATTGTCGCGTCCTTCGTTTTCCAGGATGCATTGCGTGCCGACGCCTGCGCGACCATCGACCGATTGAAGCATGCAGGGATGTCGGTGGAAATGCTGTCGGGCGATACGGCGGCAGCCTGCGCCGAGGTTGCGCAAGGGCTGGGTGTTGATGACTTCGTTCCTTGCCTGCTGCCATCCGGCAAGGTCGAACGCATCGAGACCCTGGCGAAAAACGGACACAAGGTCCTGATGGTGGGCGACGGGCTCAACGACACGCCGGCGCTGCGCGCAGCGCATGTCTCGATCGCACCGGCCACGGCCGCCGACATTGGCCGCAACGCGGCGGACTTCGTCTTCCTGCGCGAAAGCCTTCTGGCCGTGCCTCTCGCACTGGACGTCTCGCGCAAGGCCGGGAGCCTGATCCGGCAGAACATCGCGATCGCAATCGTCTACAATGCTGTCGCCGTGCCGATCGCCATTCTCGGGCACGTCACGCCATTGATCGCGGCAATTGCCATGTCGGCGTCATCGCTGCTTGTCATCGGCAATGCAATGCGTTTGCGGAGTTCCGTGCCGGGTTCGCAGGTGAAAGAGGTTCGGCCCTCCAGACGATCCGACACCAACGAATTGGCGCGATCCTGA
- a CDS encoding pseudoazurin, protein MKRSILAATIYLFALAGGASAEEHVVQMLNKGEKGSMVFQPAFIKAAPGDTVKFVPTDKSHDAESIKGMIPDGAEPFKGKPSEEITITLTKEGVYGVKCAPHYGMGMVALIVVGKPVNLDTAKEVKHSGKAKTVFADLFTQVPAN, encoded by the coding sequence ATGAAACGCTCCATCCTCGCTGCCACAATTTACCTCTTCGCTCTCGCCGGCGGCGCAAGCGCGGAAGAACACGTGGTGCAAATGCTCAACAAGGGCGAAAAGGGCTCCATGGTCTTCCAGCCGGCCTTCATCAAGGCTGCACCCGGCGACACCGTAAAGTTCGTACCGACCGACAAGTCCCACGATGCCGAGTCGATCAAAGGCATGATTCCGGACGGTGCGGAGCCCTTCAAGGGAAAGCCTAGCGAGGAGATCACCATTACCCTGACCAAGGAAGGCGTCTATGGCGTCAAATGCGCGCCCCACTACGGCATGGGCATGGTAGCTCTGATCGTTGTCGGCAAGCCCGTCAATCTCGATACTGCGAAGGAGGTCAAGCATTCTGGCAAGGCAAAAACGGTGTTCGCGGATCTGTTCACCCAAGTTCCCGCCAACTGA
- a CDS encoding response regulator transcription factor, which yields MKILLAEDEPRIAADIATALKASGMAVDIVKDGEAAWFAGDVENYDAAILDLGLPKLDGLTVLKRWRANERRFPVLILTARGMWTERVDGINSGADDYLPKPFEMEELLARLRAILRRSAGQAAPVLRSGPLVLDTRQMRISLRGIPIALSPLEYRLLAFLMHHAGRVVAPTELAEHLYDSGNDRDPNTIEVIVARLRRKLGSDVIETRRGFGYLMPDDSR from the coding sequence ATGAAGATCCTCCTGGCCGAGGACGAGCCCCGTATCGCCGCCGATATCGCGACCGCCCTCAAGGCATCCGGAATGGCAGTCGATATCGTGAAGGATGGTGAAGCTGCCTGGTTCGCTGGCGATGTCGAGAATTATGACGCCGCGATTCTGGATCTCGGATTGCCCAAGCTCGATGGTCTTACGGTCTTGAAGCGTTGGCGGGCCAATGAGCGCCGGTTTCCGGTTCTCATCCTGACCGCAAGAGGCATGTGGACCGAGCGCGTGGACGGCATCAATTCCGGTGCTGACGACTATCTTCCCAAGCCTTTTGAAATGGAAGAACTGCTCGCCCGGCTGCGGGCAATCCTGCGTCGCTCGGCCGGGCAGGCGGCACCCGTATTGAGGTCCGGGCCATTGGTCTTGGACACGCGCCAGATGCGCATTTCGCTGCGCGGCATTCCCATTGCGCTTTCGCCGCTGGAATACCGGTTACTGGCGTTTCTGATGCACCACGCCGGCCGGGTGGTGGCGCCGACCGAACTTGCCGAGCACTTGTACGATTCAGGCAACGACCGCGATCCGAACACGATCGAGGTGATCGTTGCGCGCCTGCGTCGCAAGCTCGGGAGCGACGTCATCGAAACGAGGCGGGGATTCGGGTATTTGATGCCCGACGATTCCCGCTGA